In one window of Musa acuminata AAA Group cultivar baxijiao chromosome BXJ3-2, Cavendish_Baxijiao_AAA, whole genome shotgun sequence DNA:
- the LOC135631079 gene encoding homeobox-leucine zipper protein HOX3-like isoform X2, translating to MGSLERSPSELDLTIGVPGSSSSSYSPVWSGGGGNMRDLDINQPAYGGEEEYPMGSIEEEEEEGGTPRPKKLRLSKEQSRLLEESFRQHHTLNPKQKEALAMKLKLRPRQVEVWFQNRRARTKLKQTEMECEYLKRCFGSLTEENRRLQREVEELRALRVAPPTVLSPHTRQPLPASSLTMCPRCERVTAAPHLAPSSAGGHPFRRPGALPVAGIADG from the exons ATGGGGAGTCTGGAGAGGAGCCCATCCGAGCTGGACCTCACCATTGGTGTCCCTGGTTCGAGCTCTTCTTCTTATTCACCAGTTTGGTCTG GAGGTGGTGGCAACATGAGGGACCTGGACATAAACCAGCCAGCTTATGGCGGAGAGGAGGAGTACCCCATGGGAAgcatagaagaagaggaagaggagggcggGACTCCCAGGCCCAAGAAGCTCCGGCTCTCCAAGGAGCAGTCGAGGCTACTGGAAGAGAGCTTTAGGCAGCATCACACCTTGAACCCT AAGCAGAAGGAAGCGTTGGCGATGAAGCTGAAACTGAGGCCCCGCCAGGTGGAGGTGTGGTTTCAGAACCGCAGGGCCAG GACGAAGCTGAAGCAGACGGAGATGGAGTGCGAGTACCTGAAGCGGTGCTTCGGATCGCTGACGGAGGAGAACCGACGGCTGCAGCGGGAGGTGGAGGAGCTGCGGGCGCTGCGAGTGGCCCCACCTACCGTGCTCTCCCCCCACACCCGCCAGCCGCTGCCGGCCTCGTCCTTGACCATGTGCCCCAGGTGCGAGCGGGTGACCGCAGCGCCACACCTTGCGCCATCGTCGGCAGGGGGCCACCCGTTCCGCCGCCCCGGCGCCCTGCCGGTCGCCGGAATCGCGGATGGCTGA
- the LOC135631079 gene encoding homeobox-leucine zipper protein HOX3-like isoform X1, whose amino-acid sequence MGSLERSPSELDLTIGVPGSSSSSYSPVWSAGGGGNMRDLDINQPAYGGEEEYPMGSIEEEEEEGGTPRPKKLRLSKEQSRLLEESFRQHHTLNPKQKEALAMKLKLRPRQVEVWFQNRRARTKLKQTEMECEYLKRCFGSLTEENRRLQREVEELRALRVAPPTVLSPHTRQPLPASSLTMCPRCERVTAAPHLAPSSAGGHPFRRPGALPVAGIADG is encoded by the exons ATGGGGAGTCTGGAGAGGAGCCCATCCGAGCTGGACCTCACCATTGGTGTCCCTGGTTCGAGCTCTTCTTCTTATTCACCAGTTTGGTCTG CAGGAGGTGGTGGCAACATGAGGGACCTGGACATAAACCAGCCAGCTTATGGCGGAGAGGAGGAGTACCCCATGGGAAgcatagaagaagaggaagaggagggcggGACTCCCAGGCCCAAGAAGCTCCGGCTCTCCAAGGAGCAGTCGAGGCTACTGGAAGAGAGCTTTAGGCAGCATCACACCTTGAACCCT AAGCAGAAGGAAGCGTTGGCGATGAAGCTGAAACTGAGGCCCCGCCAGGTGGAGGTGTGGTTTCAGAACCGCAGGGCCAG GACGAAGCTGAAGCAGACGGAGATGGAGTGCGAGTACCTGAAGCGGTGCTTCGGATCGCTGACGGAGGAGAACCGACGGCTGCAGCGGGAGGTGGAGGAGCTGCGGGCGCTGCGAGTGGCCCCACCTACCGTGCTCTCCCCCCACACCCGCCAGCCGCTGCCGGCCTCGTCCTTGACCATGTGCCCCAGGTGCGAGCGGGTGACCGCAGCGCCACACCTTGCGCCATCGTCGGCAGGGGGCCACCCGTTCCGCCGCCCCGGCGCCCTGCCGGTCGCCGGAATCGCGGATGGCTGA